One window of the Halonatronomonas betaini genome contains the following:
- a CDS encoding M28 family metallopeptidase, which translates to MKKNQLKKEINEILNHITVNIGERPTGSKSNRKVETYARTYFEKNDYIVESQEFQCIDWINNGAELIFNGEKLTAKPSYYTTGCDLEADFVGLRTVEELEDSDLQNKIAVLTGELTQEQLMPKSFPFYNPESHQKIIRLLEEKRPLAVITAVDNDTSVFEDGDFDIPTAYISKETGQKLLDGQGKISLKIDASRQESKGSNLIARINPDAEKKLVITAHLDTKYGTPGALDNGTGIAILMLLSSLIKPEAIDYCLELLLLNGEDYYSIPGQLKYMEENIVDDESIFLVINCDGVGLKDSKTAISFMELDESRQELIAPYLADQPEIELIEPWEMGDHMLFVMHGIPAITFTSKEILNLIDEIAHTEKDAIDIIDYQRVLEVIELITDLVLNIGEELS; encoded by the coding sequence ATGAAAAAGAATCAATTAAAAAAAGAGATTAATGAAATATTAAATCATATCACTGTTAATATTGGTGAAAGACCGACAGGTTCAAAGTCAAATAGAAAAGTTGAAACCTATGCCAGAACTTATTTTGAAAAGAATGATTATATTGTAGAATCTCAGGAGTTTCAATGTATTGACTGGATAAATAATGGGGCAGAACTTATTTTTAATGGTGAAAAACTAACTGCAAAGCCTTCATATTATACAACTGGGTGTGACCTGGAGGCAGATTTTGTTGGCTTGAGAACAGTTGAAGAACTCGAGGACAGTGATCTTCAGAATAAGATTGCAGTTCTAACCGGCGAGCTTACTCAAGAGCAGTTGATGCCTAAAAGTTTTCCCTTTTATAATCCAGAGAGCCATCAGAAGATAATCAGACTTCTGGAAGAGAAGAGACCTCTGGCAGTAATTACTGCTGTTGATAATGATACCTCAGTCTTTGAAGATGGTGATTTCGATATTCCTACTGCTTATATTAGTAAAGAAACCGGTCAGAAACTTCTTGATGGACAGGGGAAAATCAGCCTAAAAATAGATGCCAGCCGACAGGAATCTAAAGGGTCAAACCTGATTGCCAGAATCAATCCTGATGCCGAGAAGAAGCTGGTAATAACAGCCCATCTGGACACTAAATATGGGACCCCTGGAGCCCTGGATAATGGAACGGGAATAGCTATTCTAATGCTACTTAGCTCACTGATCAAGCCTGAAGCTATAGATTATTGTCTTGAGCTTCTACTTCTAAATGGCGAAGATTATTATTCTATTCCAGGTCAATTAAAATACATGGAAGAAAATATAGTAGATGATGAATCTATATTTTTAGTAATCAATTGTGATGGTGTTGGCTTAAAGGATAGTAAAACAGCTATCTCCTTTATGGAACTGGATGAATCCAGGCAGGAATTGATTGCTCCCTACCTTGCTGATCAACCGGAAATCGAATTAATTGAGCCCTGGGAAATGGGAGATCATATGCTCTTTGTCATGCATGGCATTCCAGCAATCACCTTCACTTCAAAGGAGATATTAAATCTAATAGATGAGATAGCCCATACTGAAAAAGATGCAATCGATATTATTGACTATCAAAGGGTACTGGAGGTTATTGAACTTATAACTGATTTAGTTTTAAATATTGGCGAAGAACTGAGTTGA
- a CDS encoding alpha/beta fold hydrolase: protein MSKPICYSKMIKIGEISQYIDVRGKDERNPLLIILHGGPGSSVSHIASKLQVDLEEDFLVVNWDQRGAGRTYTEETPKESMNIKQFVDETMELIDYLLNIHKQKKLYLAGHSWGSILGLITASKYPDKIHAYIGIGQVANMKQGEEVSYQFAYNEARARKNIQAIQDLEIIGEPPFKDPETGIEIKMKYIHQFGGSSRNFDVFAFLLNNIPKDLSEQYFKGLDFSSKYLFPQMMDINFFETIKVLDIPVYFIMGKYDYQTPTEIVKDYYDILEAPSKNLIIFEESAHCPNYEEPEKFAKVMKNIYKETYPIA, encoded by the coding sequence ATGAGCAAGCCTATTTGCTATTCTAAGATGATTAAAATTGGTGAAATATCTCAATATATTGATGTCCGTGGCAAAGATGAGAGAAATCCTTTACTAATTATTTTACATGGTGGACCAGGATCATCTGTTAGTCATATCGCCAGTAAATTACAAGTAGATTTAGAAGAAGATTTTCTAGTAGTTAACTGGGATCAGAGAGGGGCAGGTAGGACTTATACTGAAGAAACCCCTAAAGAATCAATGAATATCAAGCAATTTGTAGATGAAACAATGGAACTAATAGATTATTTATTAAATATTCATAAACAGAAAAAGTTATATCTAGCAGGACATTCCTGGGGTAGTATTTTAGGATTAATAACAGCAAGTAAATATCCAGATAAGATTCATGCCTATATTGGTATTGGTCAGGTCGCAAATATGAAACAAGGGGAAGAAGTCTCCTATCAGTTCGCCTATAATGAAGCCAGGGCTAGAAAAAATATTCAGGCGATTCAAGATCTAGAAATAATAGGCGAACCACCTTTTAAAGACCCAGAGACCGGAATAGAGATTAAAATGAAATATATTCATCAATTTGGCGGCTCAAGCAGAAATTTTGATGTATTTGCATTTTTGTTAAACAATATACCTAAAGACTTATCAGAGCAATATTTTAAGGGATTAGATTTCAGCAGCAAATATTTATTTCCCCAAATGATGGATATTAATTTCTTTGAAACTATTAAAGTATTGGATATACCTGTTTATTTTATTATGGGTAAATATGATTATCAAACTCCAACTGAAATAGTAAAGGATTATTATGACATTTTAGAAGCTCCATCTAAAAACCTTATAATTTTTGAGGAATCAGCTCATTGTCCAAATTACGAAGAACCAGAAAAGTTTGCTAAAGTCATGAAAAATATCTATAAAGAAACTTATCCTATTGCTTAA
- a CDS encoding ASCH domain-containing protein: MKTYPDKTVFGWPEDDGIGEMLIQQIIAGEKTATCSFKEEYSAQELNDLIATKGKIVTVEDHRGMPRCNIKIIDIFETKFGDPDLRLVKGEYNEGDVQKFQEDHRHAWNQTVKDKNLTDDTVLIVELFKLIEVKQ, encoded by the coding sequence TTGAAGACTTATCCTGATAAAACAGTTTTTGGATGGCCTGAAGATGATGGTATAGGAGAGATGCTGATTCAGCAAATTATTGCTGGAGAGAAAACAGCTACATGTAGCTTCAAAGAAGAATATTCAGCGCAAGAATTGAATGATTTGATTGCAACAAAGGGAAAAATCGTTACTGTAGAAGATCATAGGGGAATGCCAAGATGTAATATTAAAATTATTGATATTTTTGAAACAAAATTTGGCGACCCAGATCTAAGATTGGTTAAGGGAGAATATAATGAAGGCGATGTTCAAAAGTTTCAGGAAGACCATCGCCATGCCTGGAATCAAACAGTAAAAGATAAGAATTTGACTGACGATACAGTCCTTATAGTCGAGCTATTTAAATTAATTGAAGTTAAGCAATAG
- a CDS encoding flavodoxin domain-containing protein, producing the protein MESTIIIYKSKTGFTKRYAEWITEQIDCQAIPFDQIENIDLSKYNIIIYGAGLHAGQIQGLSKFKKIVMNLESKNIIVFATGASPYIEEIYTKIKTDNFTSDELKSIEFFYFQSGMNYEKMGIIDKTIMKTYSKVLEIKSHKSDIETGTSQAISSSYDSSSQESIKPFIEYLKQL; encoded by the coding sequence ATGGAATCAACAATTATAATATATAAATCAAAGACAGGGTTTACAAAAAGATATGCTGAATGGATTACTGAACAAATTGACTGCCAGGCCATACCCTTTGATCAAATAGAAAATATTGACTTAAGTAAATATAATATAATTATTTATGGTGCCGGTCTGCATGCAGGTCAGATACAGGGGCTGTCAAAATTCAAAAAGATAGTAATGAATTTAGAGAGCAAAAATATTATTGTCTTTGCCACTGGAGCCTCCCCTTATATTGAAGAAATTTATACAAAAATAAAAACAGATAATTTTACATCGGATGAACTAAAAAGTATTGAATTTTTTTATTTTCAGAGTGGAATGAATTATGAAAAGATGGGGATAATTGATAAGACAATCATGAAAACTTACAGCAAGGTATTAGAAATAAAAAGCCATAAGTCAGATATAGAAACTGGTACCAGTCAAGCTATCTCAAGCTCTTATGACTCTTCTAGCCAGGAAAGTATTAAACCTTTTATTGAATATTTAAAGCAATTATGA
- a CDS encoding serine hydrolase domain-containing protein produces the protein MKVILIVLIIGLVVLVGTQVRGYMIWSNMDQTERFAVRMDSSVDDEKVFGSVMRIESKDKSLQYEIARGNLDIDDVFCAGSITKLFTATIIFQLVEEEMIDLTDTLNMFLTEEELDGLHYYNGNNYGALITIEQLISQTTGLPDHYLEEVNGKSLYEEIKENDRKFEFEEFLQRSKMLEPHFINGTSGKAYYADINFDILGVIAERVTGSNLNDLFTWRIFEPLNLENTSLAVEDSQYAPVHLNGEIFEINLAKSSMQANGGIISNTHDMMIFLRAFMEGELFPVFYLENGEWNDIQFDHHQYKNGMMRFQITGFWSIFGDYELIGHSGSTGGFAFYSPEKEVYIVGTTNQASDPSLQYRLVYQLIGSVKNQRTNSEKGG, from the coding sequence ATGAAAGTTATTTTGATAGTTTTAATAATCGGTTTAGTAGTTTTAGTTGGTACTCAGGTCAGAGGCTATATGATCTGGAGTAATATGGATCAAACTGAAAGATTTGCAGTAAGAATGGATAGTTCGGTTGATGATGAAAAAGTATTTGGTTCTGTAATGAGAATAGAATCAAAGGATAAATCATTGCAATATGAAATAGCTCGAGGGAATTTAGATATAGATGACGTATTTTGTGCAGGTAGTATAACAAAACTGTTTACTGCTACTATCATATTTCAATTAGTCGAAGAAGAGATGATAGATCTTACTGATACTCTAAATATGTTCCTAACAGAAGAAGAATTAGATGGTCTTCATTACTATAATGGCAATAATTATGGAGCATTGATTACAATTGAGCAATTAATTTCACAGACAACCGGACTTCCTGATCATTATCTTGAAGAGGTTAATGGTAAATCTTTATATGAAGAGATAAAAGAAAATGATAGAAAATTTGAATTCGAAGAGTTCCTTCAAAGATCAAAGATGCTGGAACCTCATTTTATTAATGGAACATCAGGCAAAGCCTATTATGCCGATATAAATTTCGATATTCTAGGAGTTATTGCTGAGAGAGTTACAGGTAGTAATCTTAATGATTTATTTACCTGGCGAATTTTTGAGCCTTTAAATCTAGAAAATACAAGCCTGGCAGTTGAAGATAGCCAGTATGCTCCAGTGCATTTAAATGGTGAGATTTTTGAAATTAATTTAGCCAAGTCAAGCATGCAGGCTAATGGTGGTATTATTTCCAATACCCATGATATGATGATATTCTTAAGGGCATTTATGGAAGGGGAACTATTCCCAGTTTTTTATTTAGAGAATGGTGAATGGAATGATATTCAGTTTGATCACCATCAATACAAAAATGGAATGATGCGTTTTCAGATTACAGGATTTTGGTCAATTTTTGGAGATTACGAACTTATAGGTCACTCTGGCTCAACAGGTGGATTTGCTTTCTACTCTCCAGAAAAAGAAGTTTATATTGTAGGCACTACCAATCAGGCTTCTGACCCATCTTTACAGTATAGGCTGGTATATCAACTAATTGGTTCAGTAAAAAATCAAAGAACTAATTCAGAAAAAGGAGGGTAA
- the rsgA gene encoding ribosome small subunit-dependent GTPase A, whose product MNLIDLGWNQSFADKLDQLEIKENFKIARVAVEYKGMYKLYTENGEVLAEITGKLRYNNQFPAVGDWVVIDLLDNGEKAIIHKILPRKSKFSRKVAGDDIKEQVVAANIDTVFIVTSLNQDFNLRRLERYLTITWNSGANPVIILSKADLSDDPESKRAEVETVAPGVPVHIVSSLTGEGLSELKQYLKRGKTASLLGSSGVGKSTLINQLIGSDKMEVNNIRVNDGKGKHTTTHRELFVLETGGVVIDNPGMREIQLWDDSKGFDESFDDIKVLASNCKFNDCQHETEPGCAVKNAITAGELTEERLESYRKLKREILYMERKRKYGAEHANKLKIQELMGL is encoded by the coding sequence TTGAATTTAATAGATTTAGGCTGGAATCAGAGCTTCGCAGATAAACTGGACCAGCTTGAAATTAAAGAAAATTTTAAAATTGCAAGAGTTGCTGTGGAATATAAGGGGATGTATAAATTATATACAGAAAACGGCGAAGTTTTAGCTGAAATCACTGGTAAGTTGAGGTATAATAACCAGTTTCCTGCAGTTGGAGACTGGGTAGTAATTGATCTCCTGGATAATGGAGAGAAAGCCATTATTCATAAAATATTACCCAGGAAGAGCAAGTTTTCCCGGAAAGTAGCAGGCGATGATATTAAAGAGCAGGTTGTTGCAGCTAATATTGATACAGTATTTATCGTTACTTCCTTAAATCAGGATTTTAATTTAAGAAGGCTGGAAAGATACCTGACAATCACCTGGAATAGTGGTGCTAATCCAGTAATTATATTGAGTAAGGCTGATTTATCTGATGATCCTGAAAGCAAAAGAGCTGAAGTTGAAACTGTAGCTCCTGGAGTTCCAGTTCATATAGTTAGCTCTTTAACCGGTGAAGGGCTGTCTGAACTCAAGCAATATCTAAAAAGAGGAAAAACAGCTTCATTGCTGGGGTCTTCTGGAGTTGGGAAATCAACACTAATCAATCAGCTGATAGGCAGCGATAAAATGGAAGTTAATAATATCAGGGTAAATGATGGTAAAGGAAAACATACCACCACTCATCGTGAGTTGTTTGTCTTAGAAACTGGTGGAGTAGTCATTGACAATCCAGGGATGAGAGAAATTCAGCTCTGGGATGATAGTAAAGGTTTCGATGAAAGTTTTGATGATATTAAGGTGCTGGCCAGTAACTGTAAATTCAATGACTGCCAGCATGAGACTGAGCCTGGTTGTGCTGTCAAAAATGCTATAACAGCAGGAGAATTAACTGAAGAAAGACTGGAAAGCTACCGAAAGTTAAAAAGAGAAATATTATATATGGAACGGAAAAGAAAATATGGAGCTGAACATGCAAATAAATTAAAAATCCAGGAGTTAATGGGGTTATAA
- a CDS encoding DUF975 family protein has protein sequence MWQRADLKQKARQVLKGHYWQAFIVSLIIIIIGGSHNRGEIGSSRGAETTNLINIDFQFALFIGLVILILVFLRILIGYALEVGGRKYFIRLSQGDSDLSNLGFAFRKKRYFNIFITMLSRSIYLFLWTLLLIIPGIIKFYAYRMVPYILADNPEMKPGQAIKLSQKMTQGEKLNIFILDLSFLGWFILGALALGIGIFFVQPYYDATNAELYLNLKQNTISSN, from the coding sequence ATGTGGCAAAGAGCAGATTTAAAACAGAAGGCCAGACAGGTTTTAAAAGGGCATTACTGGCAGGCTTTTATAGTAAGTTTGATTATTATAATAATTGGAGGAAGTCATAACCGGGGAGAAATTGGAAGTTCCAGGGGAGCTGAAACAACTAACCTTATTAATATTGATTTTCAGTTTGCATTATTTATTGGGTTAGTAATTTTAATACTAGTATTCTTAAGAATATTGATAGGCTATGCCCTGGAAGTAGGAGGAAGAAAATATTTTATCAGATTGTCTCAGGGTGATTCTGATCTTTCAAATTTAGGCTTTGCCTTCCGCAAGAAAAGATACTTTAATATTTTTATTACAATGCTCTCTAGAAGCATATATCTTTTTTTGTGGACATTACTATTAATAATCCCTGGAATTATAAAATTTTATGCCTATAGAATGGTACCATATATTCTAGCTGATAATCCAGAGATGAAACCAGGACAGGCAATTAAACTTAGCCAGAAAATGACTCAGGGAGAGAAATTGAATATCTTTATCCTGGATCTCTCTTTTTTGGGCTGGTTTATATTAGGAGCATTAGCCCTGGGAATTGGCATATTTTTTGTTCAGCCTTATTATGATGCGACCAATGCAGAATTATATTTAAATCTAAAGCAGAACACAATAAGTAGCAATTAA
- a CDS encoding PucR family transcriptional regulator ligand-binding domain-containing protein, whose amino-acid sequence MKLKDILAMPEFKDFKVLAGEDGLDRKVDIVTVMDAPDQKFDIDESVFWKGIALFVKTAHDFLK is encoded by the coding sequence ATGAAATTAAAAGATATTTTAGCTATGCCAGAATTCAAAGACTTTAAAGTTCTTGCCGGTGAAGATGGGCTTGATAGAAAAGTTGATATTGTAACTGTTATGGATGCCCCTGACCAAAAATTCGATATAGATGAGTCTGTATTCTGGAAGGGGATTGCCCTATTTGTTAAAACTGCCCATGATTTCTTAAAGTAA
- a CDS encoding leucine-rich repeat domain-containing protein, with the protein MKNKLLVLLVILIVLALSNSIYTEKAIDFADDSLDNEIRERLNKEEGDIYLSDLEEIRELDLFAKGISSIEGIQYLSNLESLDLYQNYIDDIQPLAELTNLRKLSIGAWEPNQLEDISPLAGLENLEYLNLSANRIKDLSPLSNLTNLKELNLWRNYNITDISPLTDLNSLKILNLTGNQITDISPLGQLNNLKELRFGNNQVVDISALEPLENLEVLNFGGTPLPEDGNQVEDISVISNLNNLVTLNFYDNKVTDISPLLNNENINQFIEIDMRMNLLDISANSNSMEVINQLTEIGVEVLYELQK; encoded by the coding sequence ATGAAAAATAAGTTATTAGTTTTATTGGTTATATTGATAGTATTAGCATTAAGTAATTCTATTTATACTGAAAAAGCTATTGATTTTGCAGATGATTCCCTGGATAATGAAATTAGAGAAAGACTTAATAAAGAAGAAGGAGATATATATCTTAGTGACTTAGAAGAAATTAGAGAGTTAGATTTATTCGCAAAGGGAATTAGTTCAATAGAAGGGATTCAATATTTAAGTAATTTAGAAAGCCTGGACCTCTATCAGAATTATATAGACGATATTCAGCCACTGGCTGAATTAACTAATTTGAGGAAACTCTCAATTGGTGCCTGGGAACCCAATCAGCTTGAAGATATATCTCCACTTGCAGGGTTAGAAAACCTTGAATACTTAAATCTCTCTGCAAACAGAATTAAAGATCTTTCACCTCTTAGTAATTTAACAAATCTAAAAGAGCTTAACCTCTGGAGAAACTATAATATCACTGATATATCCCCGCTGACTGATTTAAATTCTTTGAAAATATTAAACCTTACTGGAAATCAAATCACTGATATTTCTCCATTAGGTCAGTTAAATAATTTAAAAGAACTTAGATTTGGCAATAACCAGGTAGTAGATATTTCAGCATTAGAACCCCTTGAAAATCTGGAAGTCTTGAATTTTGGCGGAACACCATTACCTGAAGATGGTAATCAGGTTGAAGATATATCTGTTATAAGTAATTTAAATAATCTTGTCACCTTAAACTTTTATGACAATAAAGTCACTGACATTTCTCCATTATTAAATAATGAAAATATAAATCAGTTTATTGAGATAGATATGAGGATGAATCTACTGGATATTTCAGCTAACTCAAATAGCATGGAAGTAATAAATCAATTAACTGAAATTGGTGTAGAAGTTTTATATGAGCTTCAAAAATAA
- the aroC gene encoding chorismate synthase produces the protein MSGSILGDIFKISTWGESHGKGLGVVVDGCPAGVEISEEDIQKDLDRRKPGQSPFTTPRKEGDKIEILSGVFQGRTTGAPISMIIFNKNQKSKDYSALKDVYRPAQSDYSYDLKYGFRDHRGSGRASGRETAARVAAGAIARKILAALNVKITAYTSSIGPIKADPKNYNEDYIMNNFLYMPDPVALEKAEEYLRNLIADNNSSGGTIECTVKNIPEGLGDPVFDKCEALLARAIMSIGAVKGVEFGRGFKAAEMTGYEHNDFYRYNEGEINKVTNNAGGTLGGITDGSDILLKAAVKPTPSIEKTQQAVNKSGENIDLSIHGRHDPVIVPRAVVVVEAMVALTLVDLLLKNMTSRIEYIKNVYKK, from the coding sequence ATGTCAGGTTCAATATTAGGAGATATATTTAAAATTTCAACCTGGGGTGAATCCCATGGTAAAGGTCTTGGAGTCGTAGTAGATGGCTGTCCTGCCGGTGTTGAAATATCTGAAGAAGATATCCAGAAGGATTTAGACAGACGTAAACCAGGCCAGTCGCCATTTACAACCCCGAGAAAAGAAGGAGATAAAATAGAAATATTGTCAGGAGTATTCCAGGGAAGAACAACAGGGGCACCTATTTCTATGATAATCTTTAATAAAAATCAGAAATCCAAAGATTACTCTGCTTTAAAAGATGTTTATCGCCCGGCTCAATCCGATTATAGCTATGATTTAAAATACGGTTTTAGAGACCACCGGGGAAGTGGCCGTGCTTCTGGACGAGAAACAGCTGCCAGGGTTGCCGCAGGAGCCATTGCCAGAAAGATACTGGCAGCCTTAAATGTCAAAATAACAGCCTATACATCTTCAATCGGGCCAATTAAAGCTGATCCCAAAAATTATAATGAAGACTATATCATGAATAACTTCTTATATATGCCAGATCCAGTCGCTTTAGAGAAAGCCGAGGAATATTTAAGAAACCTTATTGCCGATAATAACTCTTCAGGAGGAACCATTGAATGCACTGTCAAAAATATCCCTGAAGGCCTCGGCGATCCTGTCTTTGATAAATGCGAGGCTTTACTGGCAAGGGCTATTATGTCAATTGGAGCAGTTAAAGGAGTCGAGTTTGGCAGAGGCTTTAAAGCAGCAGAAATGACCGGCTATGAGCATAATGATTTCTATAGATACAATGAAGGAGAAATAAATAAAGTAACAAATAATGCCGGCGGAACTCTGGGCGGAATCACCGATGGCAGCGATATCTTATTAAAAGCTGCAGTTAAACCAACTCCATCGATAGAGAAGACCCAGCAGGCAGTCAATAAATCAGGTGAAAATATCGACCTGAGCATTCATGGCCGTCATGACCCGGTTATAGTCCCAAGAGCCGTAGTCGTTGTCGAGGCAATGGTCGCCCTAACTTTAGTTGACCTCCTCTTAAAAAATATGACCTCAAGAATCGAATATATAAAAAACGTATATAAGAAATAA
- a CDS encoding bifunctional diguanylate cyclase/phosphohydrolase, whose product MAETNKEMRMEELDIDARQYQKLFYKSPAGMLLLDQDGNILKANQAILETTGYRFEEVIGKSIFDLFVEEDYIEEAKINIKKIISGKDLRHITKTRHKSGEIFYSLLKETRIKLNDGSYGILSMQIDVTDIKEKEEKIKYISYHDQLTGLYNRKFLEEELKRLDTERQLPISIIMADVDGLKLINDSYGHRAGDKLIKRSAEILEESVRQEDIVARWAGDEFVILLPKTGSEETEKIINRIITRTNETDTIDIPISIGLGYAVKETTDIDIYKVLNEADKNLYHNKISYGKDKESKIVKSFLDSLGTQSGETKEHVQRMAQLARKVGRRLNLSSNELHKLYLLAYLHDIGKITVPANILNKNGKLTEEEWEIVAKHTEKGRQIALATSEFAPIAEEIYSHHERWDGNGYPRGLKGEEIPYLARIISIVDAYDVMTNGRVYQNSISRDKALKEIKDCAGTQFDPELVDIFIKVILDE is encoded by the coding sequence ATGGCAGAAACAAATAAAGAAATGAGAATGGAAGAATTAGACATAGATGCCCGGCAATATCAAAAATTATTCTATAAATCACCGGCAGGAATGTTGCTTTTAGATCAGGATGGTAATATTCTAAAAGCAAATCAGGCCATATTAGAAACAACTGGTTATAGATTTGAAGAAGTTATCGGTAAAAGTATTTTTGATTTATTTGTTGAGGAAGATTATATAGAAGAAGCAAAGATTAATATTAAGAAAATTATCTCAGGTAAAGATCTTCGCCATATAACTAAGACAAGACATAAGTCAGGCGAAATCTTTTATTCGTTGCTTAAAGAAACCAGAATTAAATTAAATGACGGCAGTTATGGAATTCTTTCAATGCAAATAGATGTAACAGATATCAAGGAAAAAGAAGAGAAGATTAAGTATATCAGCTATCATGATCAGCTAACAGGCCTCTATAATCGCAAGTTTTTAGAGGAAGAGTTAAAGCGGTTAGATACTGAAAGGCAGCTTCCTATCAGTATTATCATGGCAGATGTCGATGGTCTTAAGCTGATCAATGATAGCTATGGTCACAGGGCCGGAGACAAGTTGATTAAAAGATCTGCTGAAATTCTTGAAGAGTCAGTTCGTCAGGAGGATATTGTTGCAAGGTGGGCCGGCGATGAATTTGTTATTTTACTGCCTAAAACCGGATCAGAAGAGACAGAAAAAATTATTAATAGAATAATAACCAGAACAAATGAAACTGATACAATTGATATTCCCATCTCAATAGGACTTGGCTATGCAGTAAAAGAAACTACCGATATTGATATCTATAAAGTATTAAACGAGGCTGACAAAAACCTGTATCATAACAAAATTTCTTATGGTAAAGATAAAGAAAGCAAGATAGTAAAAAGTTTTCTTGACTCTTTAGGTACTCAAAGTGGAGAGACCAAGGAACATGTTCAAAGAATGGCACAACTGGCAAGAAAAGTTGGTCGGCGATTAAACCTGTCATCCAATGAGCTCCATAAGCTTTATCTGCTGGCATATCTTCATGATATAGGTAAGATAACTGTGCCTGCTAATATCTTAAATAAAAATGGTAAGTTAACTGAAGAAGAGTGGGAAATTGTGGCTAAGCACACAGAAAAGGGGAGACAGATAGCCCTGGCAACATCAGAATTTGCTCCGATAGCTGAAGAAATTTATAGTCATCATGAACGCTGGGATGGCAATGGGTATCCAAGAGGCTTAAAAGGCGAAGAAATTCCCTATCTAGCAAGGATTATCTCAATAGTAGATGCCTATGATGTCATGACCAATGGCAGGGTATACCAGAATTCAATATCCCGGGATAAAGCTTTAAAAGAGATAAAAGACTGTGCCGGAACTCAATTTGATCCAGAGCTAGTTGATATTTTCATTAAAGTAATATTAGATGAGTAA